The Pedobacter roseus genome contains a region encoding:
- a CDS encoding M1 family aminopeptidase, which translates to MLISISIPNTLQEISNGRLRNTVDQAGGYKQYNWFVSNPINNYDVTFYIGKYAHWQDSYDGENGKLSIDYWALQTDSAKARPHWDADVKPMLKCFEYWFGPYPWYKDGYKLVEAPHLGMEHQSAVAYGNQFKQGYLGRDLSGTGHGLKWDFITIHESGHEWFGNNITSKDIGDMWVHEGFTNYSEVLFTECTENKAAADEYVIGLQKIIRNDIPVIGPYGVNKEGSGDMYPKGANLISIIRQLINNDEKFRQILRGLNKTFYHQTVTTAQIENYIAKQSGLKLDKIFDQYLRYTKIPVLEYKIDKGSLSYRWVTDVKGFDMPVRVTLKTGAYTLIKPTNDWKTIKVDATVNADNFKHDPLFYINLKKG; encoded by the coding sequence ATGTTGATCAGCATCAGCATACCAAATACTTTGCAGGAAATATCAAACGGAAGATTAAGAAACACTGTTGATCAGGCCGGTGGTTACAAACAATATAACTGGTTTGTGAGCAACCCCATCAATAACTACGATGTAACTTTTTACATCGGTAAATATGCCCATTGGCAGGATAGTTATGACGGCGAAAACGGCAAACTCAGCATCGATTACTGGGCTTTACAAACCGATAGTGCCAAAGCCCGCCCGCATTGGGATGCCGATGTTAAACCCATGCTAAAATGTTTCGAGTATTGGTTCGGTCCTTACCCCTGGTATAAAGATGGCTACAAACTGGTTGAAGCGCCGCATTTAGGAATGGAGCATCAAAGTGCCGTTGCTTATGGTAACCAGTTTAAACAAGGTTATTTAGGCAGGGATTTAAGCGGCACCGGCCATGGTTTAAAATGGGATTTCATTACCATCCACGAAAGTGGACACGAATGGTTTGGCAATAACATCACTTCAAAAGATATTGGCGATATGTGGGTGCATGAAGGTTTTACCAATTACTCTGAAGTATTATTTACCGAATGCACCGAGAACAAAGCAGCTGCTGATGAGTATGTAATCGGATTACAGAAAATCATCCGCAATGATATCCCTGTAATTGGTCCTTATGGTGTAAACAAAGAAGGTTCAGGCGATATGTACCCTAAAGGCGCAAATCTGATCAGCATCATCCGTCAGCTCATTAATAACGACGAGAAATTCAGGCAGATCCTTCGCGGATTGAATAAAACTTTTTATCACCAAACGGTAACCACCGCACAGATCGAAAATTACATTGCCAAACAGAGTGGCTTAAAATTAGATAAGATTTTTGATCAGTATTTACGTTATACCAAAATACCGGTTCTGGAATATAAAATCGATAAAGGCAGCTTATCTTACCGTTGGGTAACCGATGTTAAAGGTTTCGATATGCCAGTACGCGTAACCCTAAAAACCGGCGCCTATACTTTAATAAAGCCAACAAACGATTGGAAAACTATTAAAGTTGATGCCACTGTAAATGCTGATAATTTTAAACATGATCCGCTTTTTTATATTAACCTAAAGAAAGGGTAA
- a CDS encoding DinB family protein, translated as MLTETLKKLFNRDLNRLRSEIDAYQNETNLWRIDRDIANSAGNLCLHLIGNLNTYIGATLGGTNYIRNRELEFSLKDISKQELIKMIEETITVVSDSLNRVSDEQLDGEYPILVFEEKTSTEFFLVHLTTHLTYHLGQINYHRRLLDRE; from the coding sequence ATGCTTACCGAAACACTGAAAAAACTTTTTAACCGGGATCTCAACAGGCTGAGATCCGAAATCGATGCTTACCAAAACGAGACAAATCTTTGGCGGATAGATCGCGATATTGCAAATTCAGCCGGGAACCTTTGCCTCCACCTCATCGGGAACTTGAATACCTACATTGGTGCAACTTTGGGCGGCACAAACTATATACGTAACCGCGAACTCGAATTTTCCTTAAAAGATATCTCGAAACAAGAGCTGATCAAAATGATTGAAGAAACCATAACCGTTGTTAGCGATAGTTTAAATCGGGTAAGCGATGAACAGCTGGATGGCGAGTATCCAATACTGGTATTTGAAGAAAAAACTTCTACTGAATTTTTCCTCGTTCACCTCACCACACATTTAACCTACCATTTGGGGCAGATTAATTACCACAGAAGGCTGTTGGATAGGGAATAG
- a CDS encoding DUF2490 domain-containing protein: MKKILLSAAMLLIMASGKLYAQTQYQNSGWFMFLNNTKFNDKWGLQFDLQVRSADDWGYVRNTLVRPALQYFINDKSNVALGYLWQTTQQRLIGSNNISLNEHRIFEQYIYNHKISSVFASHRFRLEQRFIERLNNENLFSQRFRYFFRLIQPLQKTQPAFTKGAFVALQNEIFLNLQNKSELNNSVFDQNRAYLAVGYRFSKKFDLEAGYMNQASHGISNNTINNIIQLAVYTRF, encoded by the coding sequence ATGAAAAAAATATTATTATCTGCCGCGATGCTTCTCATCATGGCATCAGGAAAGCTATATGCACAAACCCAATACCAGAATTCGGGTTGGTTTATGTTTTTAAACAATACTAAATTTAACGATAAATGGGGATTACAGTTCGATCTTCAGGTCCGTTCTGCCGATGATTGGGGTTATGTGCGCAATACTTTGGTAAGGCCTGCGCTGCAATATTTTATTAATGATAAAAGTAATGTTGCTTTGGGTTATTTATGGCAAACCACGCAGCAAAGGTTAATCGGTTCGAATAATATTTCTTTAAATGAGCACCGCATTTTTGAGCAATATATCTACAACCATAAAATTAGTTCGGTATTTGCCAGTCACAGGTTTAGGCTGGAACAGCGTTTTATCGAAAGGTTAAATAATGAAAACCTTTTTTCGCAAAGGTTCCGCTATTTTTTCAGGTTGATCCAGCCGCTACAAAAAACACAGCCTGCTTTTACCAAAGGCGCGTTTGTGGCCTTGCAGAATGAGATTTTTTTAAATCTTCAGAACAAAAGCGAACTTAACAATAGTGTGTTTGACCAAAACAGAGCCTATCTTGCTGTGGGATACCGCTTTTCGAAAAAGTTTGATCTTGAAGCTGGCTATATGAACCAGGCTTCTCATGGAATAAGCAACAATACGATTAATAACATTATCCAATTGGCAGTTTATACGAGGTTTTAA
- a CDS encoding CocE/NonD family hydrolase translates to MKYFKLIIILLSASSAFAQSDAGYPKTNYTKKEVYIPMRDGTKLFTAIYTPKDASKDKKYPIIMQRTCYSVAPYGEDKFPARLGPSELMMKEGYIVVMQDVRGRWKSEGTWTNMTPVIDNKKSKKDVDEGSDTYDTIDWLVKNVTNNNGKVGQWGISYPGFYTAAGILSNHPALKASSPQAPISDFFFDDFHHNGSFLQSYFFTFPVFGVQKTDTTSKAWYNNQMILPKTKDGYQFALDLGPLTNADKYYKNNFFWQETVNHPNYDEFWQKRGLLKHYNTVKPAVMLVGGWYDAEDLSGPLNIYKTIEKKNPNAYNTIVMGPFGHGRWSRETGHTMHSNVYFGDSIATFYQKEIEAKFFNHFLKGNGDKNSGLPEAYMFDTGKKQWETFTKWPTEKASKQKLYLGADGKLSMTAPSAAGSVNYISDPLKPVPYTEDLTTTLGFTPHNYMSEDQRFAGRRPDVLVYQTDVLDNDITLGGEIMSHLKIATTGTDADFIVKLIDVYPADEPNNPYMPNKNITLSNYWQMVRSEVMPARFRNSFEKPEALVANQKTDVNFQLQDVLHTFKKGHRIMIQVQSTAFPLFARNPQKFVENPYKATEADYIKATQTVFNDSFIEVDVIK, encoded by the coding sequence ATGAAATACTTTAAACTCATCATCATCCTGCTTTCCGCCTCTTCGGCTTTTGCGCAAAGCGATGCAGGATATCCAAAAACAAATTACACCAAAAAAGAAGTGTACATCCCCATGCGTGATGGCACCAAACTTTTTACGGCAATTTATACCCCAAAAGATGCCTCAAAGGATAAAAAATATCCGATAATTATGCAACGTACCTGTTATAGTGTAGCCCCTTATGGCGAAGATAAATTTCCGGCACGTTTAGGCCCATCCGAACTGATGATGAAAGAAGGTTATATCGTGGTGATGCAGGATGTACGCGGCCGCTGGAAAAGCGAAGGTACCTGGACCAATATGACACCCGTAATCGACAATAAAAAATCGAAGAAGGATGTTGATGAAGGTTCTGACACGTATGACACCATCGATTGGCTGGTTAAAAATGTAACCAATAATAATGGTAAAGTGGGTCAGTGGGGTATTTCTTATCCCGGATTTTACACCGCAGCCGGAATTTTAAGCAATCACCCTGCACTAAAAGCATCGTCGCCACAGGCCCCGATTTCGGATTTCTTTTTTGATGATTTCCACCACAATGGATCATTTCTACAAAGCTACTTTTTTACCTTCCCGGTATTTGGTGTGCAGAAAACCGACACCACTTCAAAAGCCTGGTACAATAATCAAATGATTTTGCCAAAAACAAAAGATGGCTATCAGTTTGCTTTAGACCTTGGCCCTTTAACCAATGCCGATAAATATTATAAAAATAATTTCTTCTGGCAGGAAACCGTTAACCATCCAAACTATGATGAGTTTTGGCAAAAACGAGGACTATTAAAACACTACAACACCGTTAAACCAGCAGTAATGTTGGTGGGGGGCTGGTACGATGCGGAAGATTTATCAGGACCATTAAACATTTACAAAACCATCGAAAAGAAAAACCCTAATGCTTATAACACCATCGTTATGGGGCCATTCGGACATGGCAGATGGAGCCGCGAAACTGGCCACACCATGCATAGCAATGTTTATTTCGGCGATAGCATTGCCACTTTTTACCAAAAAGAAATCGAAGCTAAATTCTTTAACCATTTCTTAAAGGGGAATGGAGATAAAAACTCTGGCCTGCCAGAAGCTTACATGTTCGATACTGGTAAAAAACAATGGGAAACCTTTACAAAATGGCCAACAGAAAAAGCCAGCAAACAAAAATTATATCTGGGTGCCGATGGTAAACTGAGCATGACTGCCCCATCAGCTGCAGGCTCAGTAAATTACATCAGCGATCCTTTAAAGCCGGTTCCCTATACAGAAGATTTAACCACTACCTTAGGTTTTACCCCGCACAATTACATGAGCGAAGATCAGCGTTTTGCTGGCAGAAGACCTGATGTATTGGTGTACCAAACCGATGTATTGGACAACGACATTACTTTGGGTGGCGAAATCATGTCGCACCTTAAAATTGCCACTACCGGTACCGATGCCGATTTTATTGTAAAACTGATCGATGTATATCCAGCCGATGAGCCGAACAATCCTTATATGCCAAACAAGAACATTACCCTGAGCAATTACTGGCAAATGGTGCGTTCTGAAGTAATGCCGGCCCGTTTCCGTAACAGCTTTGAAAAACCAGAAGCTTTGGTAGCCAATCAAAAAACCGATGTAAACTTTCAACTGCAGGACGTATTGCATACCTTTAAAAAAGGACACAGGATTATGATCCAGGTACAGAGTACAGCATTCCCGTTATTTGCGCGCAACCCACAAAAATTTGTTGAAAATCCTTATAAAGCAACAGAAGCAGACTACATTAAAGCCACACAAACGGTATTTAACGATAGCTTTATCGAAGTTGATGTGATAAAATAA
- a CDS encoding CocE/NonD family hydrolase yields the protein MNLQRIFGLLFCLFISNELLAQQTDSAYVRENYTKIERQIPMRDGVKLFTSIYIPKNQSKKYPFLINRTPYTVAPYGEDKYKLSLGNFPAMMREGFIFVYQDVRGRWMSEGTFADIRPQVVGKKGKTAIDESTDTYDTIDWLVKNVKGNNGNAGIYGISYPGFYSTTSLPNAHPALKAVSPQAPVTDWYLGDDFHHRGTLFLMDAFSFMGSFGVPRPKPITPDKGPKGFQFPIQDNYRFYLEAGSVKNLKDRYFADSIKFWNDLFKHPNLDTFWKSRLITPHLTNVKPAVMVVGGFFDAEDAYGTFATYKAIEKKNPGANNILVAGPWFHGGWVRSDGSFLGDINFGKTTSIDYQQEYELPFFKHYLKGDGDFNASEANIFVTGSNEWKKFNTWPPQDVETKNLYLQPNGKLAFEKVGRTDSWDEYVSDPNNPVPYQDVIQAKRTREYMIDDQRFAARRPDVKTYQTDALTEDITLTGPVLANLVVSTTGTDADYVVKLIDVYPEDAPNPIPNPKNLIMGGYEMLVRGEIMRGKYRNSFEKPEAFVPGAITKVNYPLPDVAHTFKKGHKIMIQIQNSWFPLADRNPQKFMDIYQAEPQDFQKATHKIYHDVHNSSFITVSVLK from the coding sequence ATGAATCTTCAAAGAATTTTCGGTCTTCTGTTTTGTCTGTTTATTTCAAATGAATTACTTGCGCAGCAAACAGATTCGGCTTACGTGAGAGAAAATTACACCAAAATAGAACGCCAGATCCCCATGCGTGATGGGGTTAAGTTATTCACTTCCATTTACATACCCAAAAATCAATCCAAAAAATACCCTTTTTTAATAAACCGTACCCCTTACACCGTGGCCCCTTATGGCGAAGATAAATACAAACTGAGTCTGGGTAATTTCCCGGCAATGATGCGCGAAGGATTTATTTTTGTTTACCAGGATGTACGTGGCCGCTGGATGAGCGAGGGCACCTTTGCCGATATCCGTCCTCAGGTAGTTGGCAAAAAAGGCAAAACAGCCATCGACGAAAGCACTGACACTTACGACACCATTGACTGGCTGGTTAAAAATGTAAAAGGCAATAACGGGAACGCCGGCATTTATGGCATTTCGTACCCGGGTTTTTATTCTACCACTTCATTGCCTAATGCGCACCCCGCTTTAAAAGCTGTATCGCCACAGGCACCAGTTACCGATTGGTATTTAGGTGACGATTTTCACCACCGTGGCACTTTATTTTTAATGGACGCATTCAGTTTTATGGGCAGTTTTGGCGTTCCGCGTCCTAAACCCATTACACCTGATAAAGGCCCCAAAGGTTTTCAGTTCCCTATTCAGGATAATTACCGTTTCTATTTAGAAGCAGGCTCAGTTAAAAACTTAAAAGACCGTTATTTTGCAGACAGCATTAAATTCTGGAACGATTTATTTAAACATCCAAATTTAGACACCTTCTGGAAATCGCGTTTAATTACCCCGCATTTAACCAATGTAAAACCAGCGGTAATGGTGGTAGGAGGTTTTTTTGATGCAGAAGATGCTTATGGTACTTTTGCTACCTATAAAGCCATTGAGAAAAAAAACCCTGGCGCTAATAATATCCTCGTGGCTGGTCCATGGTTTCATGGTGGCTGGGTACGCAGTGATGGTTCTTTTCTGGGCGACATCAACTTTGGCAAAACCACCAGTATCGATTATCAGCAAGAGTACGAACTGCCTTTCTTTAAACATTATTTAAAAGGCGATGGCGATTTTAATGCATCAGAAGCCAATATTTTTGTTACCGGCAGTAACGAATGGAAAAAATTTAATACCTGGCCGCCACAAGATGTAGAAACCAAAAACCTGTATTTACAACCCAACGGAAAGCTGGCTTTCGAAAAAGTGGGCAGAACCGATAGCTGGGACGAATATGTTAGCGATCCCAACAATCCCGTTCCTTATCAGGATGTTATCCAGGCCAAACGTACCCGCGAATATATGATCGACGATCAGCGTTTTGCCGCCCGCCGTCCGGATGTTAAAACTTATCAGACTGATGCTTTAACAGAAGATATTACCCTAACCGGACCAGTGCTAGCCAACCTTGTGGTTTCTACCACCGGAACAGATGCCGATTACGTGGTAAAACTGATCGATGTTTATCCCGAAGATGCACCAAACCCGATACCGAATCCAAAAAACTTAATCATGGGCGGTTATGAGATGCTGGTACGTGGAGAAATCATGCGTGGCAAATACCGCAACAGTTTCGAAAAACCCGAGGCTTTTGTTCCCGGAGCCATTACCAAAGTAAATTATCCTTTGCCAGATGTTGCGCATACCTTTAAAAAAGGACATAAGATTATGATTCAGATTCAAAATTCATGGTTCCCATTAGCCGATCGTAATCCGCAGAAATTTATGGATATTTATCAGGCAGAACCGCAGGATTTTCAAAAAGCAACACACAAGATCTATCACGATGTGCACAACAGCTCGTTCATTACCGTTTCGGTGTTAAAATAA
- a CDS encoding head GIN domain-containing protein, which produces MKKVFAILLASLTLTAGIKAIAKDGTTIHAASKKNDERNVKNFNGVASAGPINVIVTLGNTESCRLEGDAEAIASIVTEVKGNVLVIRPQNSITSWSRKYEGKKITAYVTAKELASLTVSGSGNLTVNGKISTGSLTTTISGSGNIKLTADVDDYNGVISGSGAINITGGADRAKVVISSSGTFSGKSFSTKTLTSTISGSGTVNIAVSESIRAVISGSGNVNYSGNPTVDKTVIGSGGVRKM; this is translated from the coding sequence ATGAAAAAAGTATTTGCAATATTATTAGCATCATTAACACTTACCGCTGGCATTAAGGCAATTGCAAAAGACGGCACTACTATCCACGCTGCAAGCAAAAAGAACGACGAACGTAATGTAAAAAATTTCAACGGTGTTGCTTCAGCAGGGCCTATTAATGTAATTGTAACCTTGGGTAATACCGAGAGTTGCCGTTTAGAAGGCGATGCAGAGGCAATAGCTTCAATCGTTACTGAAGTAAAAGGCAATGTTTTGGTCATCCGTCCGCAAAACAGCATCACCAGCTGGTCTAGAAAATACGAAGGCAAAAAAATTACAGCTTACGTAACGGCAAAAGAATTAGCCAGCTTAACCGTAAGTGGATCTGGTAACTTAACAGTTAACGGAAAAATCAGTACAGGTAGCCTAACTACAACCATAAGCGGTTCTGGTAATATTAAATTAACAGCCGATGTAGACGATTATAATGGTGTAATTAGTGGTTCAGGTGCCATAAACATCACTGGCGGTGCCGATCGTGCCAAAGTGGTCATCAGCAGTTCAGGTACATTTTCTGGTAAATCTTTTTCAACAAAAACATTAACCAGTACCATTAGTGGATCAGGAACCGTAAATATTGCCGTTAGCGAAAGTATCAGGGCTGTAATCAGCGGATCAGGTAACGTAAATTATTCTGGCAACCCAACTGTTGATAAAACCGTGATCGGTTCGGGTGGCGTAAGAAAAATGTAA
- a CDS encoding DUF6515 family protein has translation MNRLLNKGLVVFAAAAMIATLSIESVSAQRPSRSGGGGGSFGGGRSGSIGSSRGGGSISRQPSMRSPGRGNFSSGIRSGRPGYGYNRPGYRPGYGKPGYGRPSYGYRPGFGRPYYRPYYSYYNFYRPFLGFRIGVLPYGYYPFYYGPNQFYYSGGLFYQQNNEQYEVVTPPVGAEVPNLPSDANQVTINGVDYYEYKGVYYTQKENADGKTVYVVAGKDGVLNTTDGPVDTHNIGDIINQLPEGCREVTIKNEKYFVSPDDVYYEEIVDGTNITYRVIGKLF, from the coding sequence ATGAATAGGTTATTAAATAAAGGATTGGTTGTTTTCGCTGCAGCAGCGATGATAGCAACCTTGAGTATTGAAAGCGTTTCTGCACAAAGACCAAGCAGGAGCGGAGGAGGTGGTGGTTCTTTCGGCGGAGGCAGATCGGGCTCAATTGGCTCTTCAAGAGGTGGCGGTTCCATTTCCCGTCAGCCATCTATGCGTTCGCCAGGCAGGGGTAATTTTTCTTCAGGTATCCGTTCAGGAAGACCAGGTTATGGTTATAACAGGCCAGGTTACCGTCCGGGATATGGCAAACCGGGTTATGGCAGACCTAGTTATGGTTACAGACCTGGTTTCGGAAGGCCTTATTACAGACCATACTACAGCTACTATAATTTTTACAGGCCGTTTTTAGGTTTCAGGATAGGTGTATTACCTTATGGCTACTATCCATTTTATTATGGTCCGAACCAGTTTTATTATTCTGGTGGATTGTTCTATCAACAAAACAATGAGCAATACGAAGTGGTAACCCCGCCAGTAGGTGCTGAAGTTCCGAACTTACCATCAGATGCAAATCAGGTGACCATTAACGGGGTTGATTATTACGAATATAAAGGTGTTTATTACACCCAAAAAGAGAATGCCGATGGTAAAACGGTATATGTTGTTGCTGGAAAAGATGGAGTTTTAAATACGACTGATGGTCCGGTTGACACGCATAATATAGGTGATATTATTAACCAGTTGCCAGAAGGATGCAGAGAGGTGACGATTAAAAATGAAAAATATTTTGTTTCGCCTGATGATGTGTACTATGAAGAAATAGTAGATGGAACGAACATTACTTACCGCGTAATTGGTAAGTTGTTTTAG
- a CDS encoding gluzincin family metallopeptidase, translated as MKKLFILFALAFSIPAAQAQMLGKNQVNYRADSLRGTLSPLRTCYDINYYHLDVKIDIDQKSIAGSNEFAFTATQDFNKLQFDLFDNLKVEKVVYKGIDLPFTREYNAVFVTFPKAVKKGSKDKFTVFYSGNPTVAKTPPGMVALFSKKMLLAIRLFL; from the coding sequence ATGAAAAAACTATTTATCCTTTTCGCGCTTGCTTTCAGTATTCCTGCTGCACAGGCGCAGATGCTGGGCAAAAACCAGGTAAACTACAGGGCCGATAGCCTCCGTGGAACACTTAGCCCTTTGCGTACCTGCTACGACATTAACTATTACCATTTAGACGTAAAAATCGATATCGATCAGAAATCCATCGCCGGAAGCAACGAATTTGCTTTTACAGCTACACAGGATTTTAATAAACTACAGTTCGATCTTTTCGATAACCTCAAAGTAGAAAAAGTAGTGTACAAGGGCATTGATTTACCTTTCACAAGGGAATATAATGCTGTTTTTGTAACTTTCCCTAAAGCAGTTAAAAAAGGAAGTAAAGATAAATTCACAGTTTTTTACTCAGGTAACCCGACCGTGGCTAAAACTCCCCCTGGGATGGTGGCTTTATTTTCAAAAAAGATGCTGCTGGCAATCCGTTTGTTTCTGTAG
- a CDS encoding GNAT family N-acetyltransferase, with protein sequence MNFDLQPTLENDLIKVVPLKESDFEVLFAVASDPLIWEQHPNKDRYQREVFENFFKGAMESKGAFIVYEKETNNIVGSSRYYELDEGDSSVAVGYTFIAREFWGKGHNRALKTLMLDYAFQFVDKVILHIGATNFRSQKASEKLGAIKISEIEIAYYGEPVKWNFVYQIGKATWVA encoded by the coding sequence ATGAATTTCGATTTACAGCCTACATTAGAAAACGATTTAATTAAAGTAGTTCCTTTAAAAGAATCTGATTTCGAAGTGCTTTTTGCAGTAGCTTCCGATCCGTTAATCTGGGAACAGCACCCCAACAAAGACCGTTATCAAAGAGAAGTTTTCGAAAATTTCTTTAAGGGCGCAATGGAATCGAAGGGAGCTTTTATTGTTTATGAAAAAGAAACCAACAACATTGTAGGCAGTTCCAGGTATTATGAGCTAGACGAGGGAGACAGTTCGGTTGCGGTTGGCTATACCTTTATTGCACGCGAGTTTTGGGGCAAAGGACATAACAGGGCTTTAAAAACATTAATGCTTGATTATGCCTTTCAATTTGTAGATAAAGTGATCTTGCACATCGGCGCAACGAATTTCCGTTCGCAAAAAGCATCAGAAAAACTGGGCGCCATTAAAATTTCCGAAATTGAAATAGCTTATTATGGCGAACCGGTAAAATGGAATTTTGTTTACCAGATCGGTAAAGCGACTTGGGTAGCCTAA
- the fabV gene encoding enoyl-ACP reductase FabV: MIIEPRMRGFICLTAHPDGCAQNVKNQIEYVKSKGAINGPKKVLVIGASTGFGLASRIAAAYGSGASTIGVFFEKAPSEGKTASPGWYNSAAFEKEAHAAGLYAKSINGDAFSKEIKEKTIELIKADLGQVDLVIYSLASPVRKHPDTEVLHRSTLKPIGGTYTNKTVDFHTGNVSEISIEPATEEDIANTVAVMGGEDWSMWIDALKAENLLAEGATTVAYSYIGPALTEPVYRKGTIGRAKDDLEATAFTISDKLKDIDGKAYVSVNKALVTQASSAIPVIPLYISLLYKVMKAEGIHEGTIEQIQRLYADRLYTGNPVPVDEKGRIRIDDWEMREDIQAKVAELWKEATTETLPAIGDLPGYRSDFLSLFGFEIDKVDYQKDAQEVVEIEGLVN; the protein is encoded by the coding sequence ATGATTATCGAACCTAGAATGAGGGGCTTTATCTGTTTAACCGCACACCCTGATGGTTGCGCACAAAACGTAAAGAATCAAATTGAATATGTAAAATCAAAAGGAGCTATAAACGGTCCTAAAAAAGTATTGGTAATTGGTGCTTCAACCGGTTTCGGTTTAGCTTCGCGTATTGCTGCTGCTTATGGATCTGGTGCTTCTACCATTGGCGTATTTTTCGAAAAAGCTCCTTCTGAAGGCAAAACGGCTTCACCAGGCTGGTACAATAGTGCAGCTTTTGAAAAAGAAGCACACGCTGCCGGTTTATATGCAAAAAGCATTAACGGTGATGCCTTCTCAAAAGAAATCAAAGAAAAAACCATCGAACTGATCAAAGCTGATCTTGGTCAGGTTGATTTAGTGATCTATAGCCTGGCATCTCCGGTAAGGAAACATCCTGATACCGAAGTATTGCATCGCTCTACTTTAAAACCTATCGGTGGTACCTATACCAACAAAACTGTCGATTTCCATACCGGTAACGTATCTGAAATTTCTATCGAACCAGCAACCGAAGAGGATATTGCCAATACTGTTGCGGTAATGGGTGGCGAAGACTGGTCGATGTGGATTGATGCCCTTAAAGCTGAAAATTTACTCGCCGAAGGTGCAACTACGGTAGCTTATTCTTATATCGGCCCAGCGTTAACCGAACCGGTTTACCGCAAAGGAACCATTGGAAGAGCAAAAGATGATTTAGAAGCAACTGCGTTCACAATAAGCGATAAATTGAAAGATATTGATGGGAAAGCCTATGTATCGGTGAATAAAGCATTGGTTACTCAGGCGAGCTCGGCTATTCCGGTAATTCCATTATACATCTCATTATTGTATAAAGTAATGAAAGCAGAAGGTATTCATGAAGGCACCATTGAGCAGATCCAACGTTTATATGCAGATCGTTTATATACAGGCAACCCTGTTCCTGTTGACGAAAAAGGAAGAATAAGGATCGACGATTGGGAAATGCGTGAAGATATCCAGGCTAAAGTTGCAGAACTCTGGAAAGAAGCCACAACCGAAACTTTACCTGCAATAGGCGATTTGCCAGGTTACAGATCTGATTTCTTAAGCTTGTTCGGTTTCGAAATTGATAAAGTAGATTATCAAAAAGATGCACAGGAAGTAGTAGAAATTGAAGGTTTGGTAAATTAA